A genomic region of Sulfurospirillum tamanense contains the following coding sequences:
- a CDS encoding ATP-dependent helicase yields the protein MPLSHLNQEQYTAATAPLGYNLVIASAGTGKTSTIVARIAHSIRSGMKPEHILLLTFTNKAAAEMVERVAGFFGKEVAGRIESGTFHAVSYRLLKRLGKAIVLKQPKDLKMLLKTIHGRRRFDHIDSPMRPYQASYLYDLYSLYQNSTVSLSFSEWLKENDNEHGAYFDIYEDILEEFKEQKKRFGYVDFNDLLTLMRDQLLKGAPIGYKEILIDEYQDTNTLQGALIEAFPCKSVFCVGDYDQSIYAFNGANINIIGSFGERHENARVFTLTKNYRSTAKILSLANRVIEKNERLYPKQLEVTRTGECEPPRLLIYDELFLQYQAIASQIRASSTPHHDVAVIFRNNSSADGIEACLREVGIACKRKGGVSFFDAKEVKAMIDLLTVVVNPRDMMAFIHIFEYAKGVGPALSKELFDGLYLLGEGNITKGLFQPKEGVNPFEQRAKNTQLGLFDDHHELGSVARFYKLGFDEAFLANPILKLSKLTVDGAQFLHSFYIFLKETKRVKHPRTLVEHVTTSQVFKTIAEQLATKRATQKDGTVDEKQKEEAKERIARKGILLKDLAKNYHESERFLNALTLGSGEMSEGEGVNLLSIHASKGLEFNDVYIVDLMDGRFPNRKLMSMGGSLDEERRLFYVATTRARDRLFLSFAKYDKIKKLDYIHSPFLVEAGLVT from the coding sequence ATGCCCCTTTCTCACCTTAATCAAGAACAATACACCGCCGCTACTGCGCCTTTGGGGTATAACTTGGTTATTGCCAGTGCAGGAACTGGAAAAACTTCAACCATTGTGGCGCGCATTGCCCACTCTATTCGTTCGGGGATGAAGCCTGAACATATTTTGCTTTTGACTTTTACCAATAAGGCCGCTGCGGAGATGGTGGAGCGTGTGGCGGGGTTTTTTGGTAAAGAGGTAGCTGGGCGTATCGAATCGGGTACCTTTCACGCGGTGAGTTACCGACTGCTAAAACGTTTGGGCAAAGCCATCGTTCTCAAGCAGCCCAAAGATTTAAAAATGCTCCTTAAAACCATCCACGGCAGGCGGCGGTTTGATCACATCGACTCGCCCATGAGGCCTTATCAGGCAAGTTATCTTTATGACCTTTACTCTTTGTATCAAAATTCCACGGTGTCTCTTAGTTTTAGTGAATGGCTTAAAGAAAACGACAACGAACACGGGGCGTATTTTGACATTTACGAAGATATATTGGAAGAATTTAAAGAACAAAAAAAACGCTTTGGCTACGTGGATTTTAACGACCTTTTGACCCTCATGCGCGACCAACTCCTCAAAGGCGCGCCCATTGGATACAAAGAGATTTTGATTGACGAGTACCAAGACACCAATACCCTCCAAGGTGCACTCATCGAAGCCTTTCCGTGCAAGAGCGTGTTTTGCGTGGGGGATTATGACCAAAGTATTTACGCGTTTAATGGCGCAAATATCAACATTATCGGCTCCTTTGGGGAGCGTCATGAAAATGCGCGCGTGTTCACCTTGACCAAAAACTACCGTTCTACGGCCAAGATTCTCTCTTTGGCCAATCGGGTCATTGAGAAAAACGAACGGCTCTACCCCAAGCAACTGGAAGTGACGCGTACAGGGGAGTGCGAACCCCCACGGTTGCTTATTTATGATGAACTGTTTTTGCAGTACCAAGCCATTGCATCACAAATTCGCGCTTCGTCTACTCCTCATCACGATGTGGCGGTGATTTTTCGCAACAATTCCAGTGCCGATGGTATCGAGGCGTGCTTGCGAGAAGTGGGCATTGCGTGTAAGCGCAAGGGTGGAGTAAGTTTTTTTGACGCCAAGGAAGTCAAGGCGATGATAGACTTGCTCACTGTGGTAGTAAACCCACGCGATATGATGGCGTTTATTCATATTTTTGAGTACGCCAAGGGGGTCGGCCCTGCTCTTTCTAAGGAGTTGTTTGATGGGTTGTATCTTTTGGGTGAGGGAAACATCACAAAGGGACTTTTTCAGCCCAAAGAGGGAGTGAATCCTTTTGAGCAGCGGGCTAAAAACACCCAGCTTGGGCTCTTTGATGACCATCACGAGCTTGGAAGTGTGGCGCGCTTTTACAAATTAGGGTTTGATGAAGCCTTTTTGGCTAATCCTATTTTAAAGCTGAGTAAGCTCACCGTGGATGGCGCACAGTTTTTACACAGTTTTTACATTTTTTTAAAAGAGACTAAGCGTGTTAAGCATCCTCGCACCTTAGTGGAACACGTAACAACCTCACAAGTTTTTAAAACTATCGCCGAGCAACTTGCTACTAAACGTGCTACGCAAAAAGATGGTACGGTAGATGAAAAACAAAAAGAAGAAGCCAAAGAGCGCATCGCGCGCAAAGGCATCTTGCTCAAAGATTTGGCGAAAAACTACCACGAGAGCGAACGGTTTTTAAATGCGCTCACCCTTGGAAGTGGGGAAATGAGTGAAGGCGAGGGGGTAAATCTGCTCAGTATCCACGCGAGCAAGGGCTTGGAGTTTAATGATGTGTACATCGTAGATTTGATGGACGGACGTTTTCCTAACCGTAAACTTATGAGTATGGGTGGAAGTTTAGACGAAGAACGACGGCTTTTTTATGTGGCCACCACAAGGGCGCGCGACCGCCTCTTTCTTTCTTTTGCAAAGTACGATAAAATCAAAAAACTTGACTATATTCATTCCCCATTTTTAGTGGAAGCAGGGTTGGTTACGTAA
- a CDS encoding rhodanese-like domain-containing protein, with translation MILRLLFLTLVAIMVGQAKDKMATPELARQPMTIIDIRTESEWLDTGIVQGAITLTFFDNKGRYDAQAFLRELDKHVDKKTPFAIICRTGNRTTAVAEFLGELGYAVINLQGGMVELVRQGYQPVPYRP, from the coding sequence GTGATTTTACGTCTGCTCTTTTTAACATTAGTGGCAATTATGGTAGGACAAGCCAAAGATAAGATGGCCACACCGGAGCTTGCGCGCCAGCCTATGACGATTATTGATATTCGGACAGAGTCGGAGTGGTTGGATACAGGGATTGTTCAAGGGGCTATTACATTAACCTTTTTTGATAACAAAGGACGGTATGACGCGCAAGCTTTTTTAAGGGAGCTTGACAAGCATGTTGACAAGAAAACTCCTTTTGCTATTATTTGCCGTACAGGTAATCGTACTACGGCGGTTGCGGAGTTTTTGGGAGAGCTTGGTTATGCGGTTATTAACTTGCAAGGGGGCATGGTAGAGCTTGTAAGGCAGGGGTATCAACCTGTGCCTTACCGCCCTTAA
- a CDS encoding DMT family transporter — MVRLLLLGILSGAFFSTTFLLNEAMSLGGGHWVWSASLRYGFMVLFLVAVLWFKGGAALLKGTWALFLAHWRFWVLAGGVGFGGFYALICFSAKSAPGWVIASTWQFTVVASLFVLMLFGQRFPKRVWFFSALVFVGVLLVNLSHTQSITAQTLLLGALPVFIAAFCYPFGNQLVWEASRGKHAHLPHISSPLLANAFVKVLVMSMGSFPLWAVLILSVQPPMPSGAQVFQTALVALFSGVVATSIFLFARSLAHTPSELAGVDASQSSQVVFALLGGMVFLDSPLPSMVAFAGLGLIGLGLFCFLFFRQKVV; from the coding sequence ATGGTGCGACTTTTACTCCTAGGAATTCTCTCGGGTGCTTTTTTTAGTACCACGTTTTTGCTCAATGAAGCCATGAGTTTAGGGGGCGGACACTGGGTCTGGTCGGCTTCGCTTCGGTATGGATTTATGGTGCTGTTTTTGGTCGCGGTGTTGTGGTTTAAAGGTGGCGCGGCTTTGCTTAAGGGCACATGGGCGCTTTTTTTGGCCCACTGGCGCTTTTGGGTGCTTGCGGGTGGCGTGGGCTTTGGCGGGTTTTACGCGCTCATTTGTTTTAGTGCTAAGAGTGCGCCAGGGTGGGTTATCGCCTCCACGTGGCAATTTACCGTGGTGGCAAGTTTGTTTGTCTTAATGCTTTTTGGCCAGCGTTTTCCTAAGCGTGTATGGTTTTTTTCCGCGCTTGTTTTTGTGGGCGTCTTGCTTGTGAACCTTTCCCATACCCAATCTATCACTGCCCAGACCCTTTTGCTTGGCGCACTCCCTGTGTTTATAGCGGCCTTTTGTTACCCCTTTGGCAATCAGCTTGTATGGGAAGCTTCGCGGGGAAAACATGCCCATTTGCCTCATATTTCCTCCCCGTTACTAGCCAACGCTTTTGTGAAAGTACTGGTGATGAGCATGGGGTCTTTTCCTTTGTGGGCGGTGCTTATTTTGAGTGTTCAGCCCCCGATGCCCAGTGGCGCGCAAGTGTTTCAAACAGCGCTAGTAGCGCTTTTTTCAGGGGTGGTGGCTACGAGTATTTTTCTTTTTGCGCGCTCTTTGGCTCACACCCCTAGTGAGCTAGCTGGGGTGGACGCTAGCCAGTCAAGTCAAGTGGTGTTTGCATTATTGGGGGGCATGGTGTTTTTGGACTCACCTTTGCCAAGCATGGTGGCTTTTGCAGGGCTTGGACTCATTGGCTTGGGGTTGTTTTGCTTTCTTTTTTTCCGTCAAAAAGTGGTTTAA
- a CDS encoding PQQ-dependent sugar dehydrogenase produces MMRLCLALCLLFSFLQATSLFDAQSEGMGYRVERIASGLQGIPWGMAFVDEHTLFITQIQGDMLLLDTRTALVQPVFGMPFEPLYGGQGGLLDVAISPHFQEDSTLFFTYVKSINFQGATTLARATLEGHILTQWKDLLITHSTSGTSRHFGSRIAFDEKGYVYFSVGDRGMRDEAQELRSHTGTIVRLRQDGTIPEDNPFIDHPFALKEIYSYGHRNPQGLAFDPTTHRLYASEHGPRGGDEINLVEAGKNYGWPTISYGKEYWAPISIGEGTHKEGLEQPLHHYTPSIAPGSLLVYTGDAFPAWRDNLFLGALKLQHLNRIVLNKNGKVIKEERLLESLGLRIRQVIQNHEGHLYLSTDTGEILRIVPQ; encoded by the coding sequence ATGATGCGCTTATGCTTGGCACTCTGCCTTCTTTTTTCTTTTTTGCAAGCAACATCTCTTTTTGACGCTCAAAGCGAGGGGATGGGCTATCGCGTTGAACGCATTGCTTCGGGTCTTCAAGGCATCCCTTGGGGGATGGCTTTTGTAGATGAGCACACCCTTTTTATCACCCAAATCCAAGGAGACATGCTACTCCTAGACACCCGCACCGCCCTTGTGCAACCTGTGTTTGGAATGCCTTTTGAGCCCCTTTATGGCGGGCAAGGAGGCTTGTTGGATGTTGCCATTTCGCCCCACTTCCAAGAAGATAGCACCCTCTTTTTTACCTATGTCAAATCCATCAATTTTCAAGGGGCCACCACCCTTGCGCGGGCCACCCTAGAGGGCCACATCCTCACCCAATGGAAAGATTTGCTCATCACCCACTCCACTTCTGGCACGTCGCGCCATTTTGGCAGTCGCATTGCTTTTGATGAAAAAGGGTATGTTTATTTTAGCGTCGGTGACCGTGGCATGCGAGATGAGGCCCAAGAGTTACGTAGTCACACGGGGACGATTGTGCGGCTTCGTCAAGATGGCACGATTCCTGAAGATAACCCTTTTATAGACCACCCTTTTGCCCTCAAAGAAATCTACTCCTATGGCCATCGAAATCCCCAAGGGCTTGCCTTTGACCCCACCACTCATCGTCTTTATGCTAGCGAACACGGCCCACGCGGTGGCGATGAGATTAACCTTGTAGAAGCAGGCAAAAACTACGGCTGGCCGACGATTAGTTATGGCAAAGAGTACTGGGCTCCCATCAGCATCGGCGAGGGCACGCACAAAGAGGGGTTAGAACAGCCTTTACACCACTACACCCCTTCCATTGCGCCGGGGTCTTTACTGGTTTACACGGGGGATGCTTTTCCTGCATGGCGAGACAATCTGTTTTTAGGGGCACTCAAACTTCAGCACCTCAACCGCATTGTCCTTAACAAGAATGGTAAAGTTATCAAAGAAGAGCGCTTATTGGAGTCTTTGGGCTTGCGGATTCGTCAAGTGATTCAAAACCACGAAGGACACTTGTACCTTTCCACTGATACAGGAGAGATACTGCGCATCGTTCCCCAATAA
- the htpG gene encoding molecular chaperone HtpG, which produces MSKHQFQTEVSQLLHLMIHSLYSNKEIFLRELISNSSDALDKLNYLTLTDESYKTLSYVPRIDIVANKEANTLTISDTGIGMNEEELVENLGTIARSGTKSFVERLSGDAKKDSTLIGQFGVGFYSAFMVATKISVVSKKAGTEEAFCWESEAGDSYDITPTTKETHGTTITLTLKEEEKEFLEFYRLESIVKKYSNHIPFGIFMDKEEYTPSEKEEEEGTTEVKNVQINKASALWRLSKNEIKEDEYKDFYKQLSHDSTDPILWSHTKAEGTLEYSTLFYVPATAPFDLFRADFQSGVKLYVKRVFITDDERELLPMYLRFVRGIIDAEDLPLNVSREILQQNRILETIKQASVKKILGELKKLKGKDDAKYLEFYKLFGKVLKEGLYADYANRDAILDLVLFKSSKREGLVSLKEYKEAMKEGQKSIYYITGENEAMLKNSPLIESFKKNDIEVLLLDEEVDAIVMPMVNEYDKTPIKPVNNSDVDEEITEDKEKAKADEGKYQEILVKMKEVLKEEVKEVKISSRLSDSASCLIYDKNDPDFQMQQMLKQMGQDNLPKVKPILEINPDHGIVQKLAESKDYLYLNDIAHLLLDQAKLQEGMKIEDVSAFTKRMNTFITKAL; this is translated from the coding sequence ATGTCCAAACATCAATTTCAAACCGAGGTCAGTCAGCTTTTGCATCTGATGATTCATTCTTTGTACTCCAACAAAGAGATTTTCCTCCGCGAACTCATCTCCAACTCCTCCGATGCCCTTGACAAACTGAACTACTTGACATTGACGGACGAGTCGTACAAAACACTCAGTTATGTCCCGCGCATCGACATCGTTGCGAACAAAGAGGCCAACACCCTCACCATCAGTGACACCGGCATCGGCATGAACGAAGAAGAGTTGGTGGAGAATCTTGGCACCATCGCCCGAAGTGGTACCAAGTCCTTTGTAGAACGCCTGAGTGGGGATGCCAAAAAAGACTCCACCCTCATCGGACAGTTTGGCGTTGGGTTTTACTCTGCCTTCATGGTAGCCACCAAGATTAGCGTGGTTTCCAAAAAAGCAGGCACGGAAGAAGCTTTTTGCTGGGAAAGTGAAGCGGGAGACAGCTACGACATTACCCCAACCACCAAAGAAACCCACGGCACCACCATCACGCTGACCCTCAAAGAAGAAGAAAAAGAGTTTTTGGAGTTTTACCGCCTTGAGAGCATCGTCAAAAAATACTCCAACCACATTCCCTTTGGCATTTTTATGGACAAAGAGGAGTACACCCCTTCTGAAAAAGAAGAGGAAGAAGGCACCACTGAAGTTAAAAACGTCCAAATCAACAAAGCTTCCGCCCTGTGGCGTTTGTCTAAAAATGAAATTAAAGAAGACGAATACAAAGATTTCTACAAGCAACTCTCCCATGATAGCACCGACCCTATCTTGTGGTCGCACACCAAAGCAGAGGGAACCCTAGAGTACTCTACTCTCTTTTACGTCCCTGCAACCGCGCCTTTTGACCTCTTTCGAGCAGACTTTCAATCAGGCGTAAAACTGTACGTCAAGCGCGTGTTCATCACCGATGATGAGCGCGAACTCTTGCCTATGTACTTGCGTTTTGTGCGCGGTATCATCGACGCAGAAGACTTGCCTTTAAATGTTAGCCGTGAAATCCTACAGCAAAACCGCATCTTAGAAACCATCAAACAAGCCTCGGTGAAAAAAATCCTAGGCGAGCTTAAAAAACTCAAAGGCAAAGACGACGCCAAATACCTTGAGTTTTACAAACTCTTTGGCAAAGTCCTCAAAGAGGGCTTGTATGCTGACTATGCTAACCGCGATGCCATCTTAGACCTTGTGCTGTTTAAATCCAGCAAACGCGAAGGTCTTGTGAGCCTTAAAGAGTATAAAGAGGCCATGAAAGAGGGGCAAAAAAGCATTTATTACATCACGGGCGAAAACGAAGCCATGCTTAAAAACTCGCCGCTCATCGAGAGTTTCAAGAAAAACGACATCGAAGTGTTGTTGCTTGATGAAGAGGTGGACGCCATCGTTATGCCGATGGTCAACGAATACGACAAAACCCCCATCAAACCCGTCAACAACTCTGACGTGGACGAAGAAATCACCGAAGACAAAGAAAAAGCCAAGGCGGATGAGGGCAAGTACCAAGAGATTTTAGTCAAGATGAAAGAAGTGCTCAAAGAAGAAGTCAAAGAGGTGAAAATCTCTAGCCGTCTGAGCGACTCGGCTTCATGCCTCATCTACGACAAAAACGACCCCGACTTTCAAATGCAGCAAATGCTCAAACAAATGGGCCAAGACAACCTACCCAAAGTCAAGCCCATTTTGGAAATCAACCCCGATCACGGCATCGTTCAAAAACTGGCCGAGTCTAAAGACTATCTCTACCTAAACGACATCGCGCACCTCTTGCTCGACCAAGCCAAACTCCAAGAAGGCATGAAAATCGAAGACGTGAGTGCCTTTACTAAGCGCATGAATACGTTCATCACCAAAGCCCTCTAA
- a CDS encoding fluoride efflux transporter FluC gives MSWQTLLAIGSGGFLGAIARAYLNGLINHTLPHSLPLGTLGVNLAGSFLLGACFAFFMHTTWFSLPLKSFLTTGFLGALTTYSTFAMETFWLFQGGSLLLGISNMGLNLLGTVLAAGGGYKLTELLFTS, from the coding sequence ATGAGTTGGCAAACCCTTCTAGCCATCGGTAGTGGCGGGTTTCTTGGCGCCATAGCACGGGCTTACTTGAATGGACTCATTAACCACACCCTGCCCCATTCTCTCCCTTTGGGAACTTTGGGAGTAAACCTCGCGGGGAGCTTTCTTTTGGGGGCGTGTTTTGCTTTTTTTATGCACACTACATGGTTTTCTTTACCTTTGAAATCTTTTCTCACCACAGGATTTTTAGGCGCTCTTACCACCTATTCCACTTTTGCAATGGAAACATTTTGGCTTTTTCAAGGAGGTTCACTACTTCTTGGCATTAGCAATATGGGGCTCAATCTTTTAGGCACGGTTCTTGCCGCAGGAGGCGGATATAAGTTGACCGAACTGCTGTTTACCTCCTAA
- a CDS encoding lysophospholipid acyltransferase family protein, whose protein sequence is MFAKIRAVWALVELSISIPITIALMYLFNTHHRRIRKTWAKLQSFFLGYTLIQKGTVDPEAKLLVMNHQSLLDIVAMEALHPADPCWVAKKEIENIPVFGHIMHPPKMISIDRSDRRSMVKLLKLAKERIEEGRVIAIFPEGTRGKGESLLKFQEGAKALAEKLNLKVQPAIITGTRRILDSQHFEARSGTVRITFLETIDPSADANWYENLRFAMEKALADELANPSSHR, encoded by the coding sequence ATGTTCGCAAAGATTAGAGCCGTCTGGGCATTAGTAGAACTCTCTATCAGCATTCCCATCACTATTGCGCTAATGTATTTATTTAACACCCACCATCGTCGCATTCGAAAAACATGGGCAAAATTACAATCTTTTTTCCTGGGGTACACTTTGATTCAAAAAGGAACCGTTGACCCTGAGGCCAAACTTCTTGTCATGAACCACCAGAGTTTACTTGACATTGTTGCCATGGAAGCCTTACATCCCGCAGATCCTTGCTGGGTGGCAAAAAAAGAGATTGAAAACATTCCTGTTTTTGGGCATATTATGCACCCACCAAAAATGATTTCCATTGATCGCAGCGATCGTCGCTCTATGGTTAAGCTTTTAAAATTAGCCAAAGAACGCATCGAAGAAGGACGGGTTATTGCTATTTTTCCCGAAGGCACACGGGGAAAAGGAGAATCCCTTTTAAAATTCCAAGAGGGTGCTAAAGCTTTGGCTGAAAAGTTAAATTTAAAAGTCCAACCTGCCATCATCACAGGAACCCGTCGCATTTTGGATTCTCAACATTTTGAAGCACGCAGCGGAACAGTGCGTATTACTTTTTTGGAAACCATTGACCCAAGTGCCGATGCAAACTGGTACGAAAACCTTAGATTCGCCATGGAAAAGGCCCTCGCCGATGAGTTGGCAAACCCTTCTAGCCATCGGTAG
- the purQ gene encoding phosphoribosylformylglycinamidine synthase subunit PurQ — MKVAVVVFPGTNCEVDTKHAYETLGQEVELVWHKEERLPQEVDLVVLPGGFSYGDYLRSAAIAKFSPIMKEVQSHAKKGGYVLGICNGFQMLLEMGLLPGAMKRNANVHFVSKYHHLKVENSTNQFLRHLTSGQIINIPIAHGEGNYFIDEAGLTSLRANNQILLTYCDAQGNPQNPNGSVANIAGICNEAKNVFGLMPHPERAIEALLGSKDGRAMLEGFVA, encoded by the coding sequence ATGAAAGTAGCTGTTGTTGTCTTTCCTGGTACCAACTGCGAGGTTGACACCAAGCATGCTTACGAGACTTTAGGTCAGGAAGTGGAGCTTGTGTGGCACAAAGAAGAGCGTTTACCCCAAGAGGTTGATTTGGTTGTCCTTCCTGGAGGCTTTAGTTATGGGGACTATTTGCGTAGTGCTGCGATTGCTAAATTTTCACCGATCATGAAAGAGGTTCAATCTCATGCCAAAAAAGGCGGTTACGTACTTGGTATTTGCAATGGCTTTCAAATGCTTTTGGAAATGGGCTTATTGCCAGGTGCGATGAAACGCAATGCCAATGTGCATTTTGTCTCAAAGTACCACCATCTAAAAGTGGAAAACAGTACTAATCAATTTTTGCGCCACCTCACCTCTGGTCAAATCATTAATATTCCCATCGCACACGGCGAGGGAAATTATTTTATTGATGAGGCAGGACTAACTTCTCTTCGTGCGAATAATCAAATTCTTTTGACCTATTGTGATGCTCAAGGAAACCCGCAAAACCCTAATGGTTCTGTTGCCAACATTGCAGGAATTTGTAATGAAGCCAAAAATGTTTTTGGCCTCATGCCACACCCGGAACGGGCCATTGAAGCGCTTCTTGGCTCCAAAGATGGCAGGGCCATGCTAGAAGGGTTTGTTGCCTAG
- the purS gene encoding phosphoribosylformylglycinamidine synthase subunit PurS — MKVIVNVQLKNGVLDPQGKAVHHALGSLGFNSVNDVRIGKQILLDVAGTDAEAAKEEVTKMCEELLANTVIEDYTIELA; from the coding sequence ATGAAAGTTATCGTAAACGTACAGTTAAAAAATGGCGTCCTTGACCCTCAGGGAAAAGCAGTCCACCACGCCCTTGGCTCGCTTGGTTTTAACAGTGTCAACGATGTGCGCATTGGCAAACAGATTCTTTTAGACGTTGCTGGCACTGATGCCGAAGCAGCCAAAGAAGAGGTCACAAAAATGTGCGAGGAACTGCTAGCCAACACCGTTATCGAAGATTACACAATCGAGCTGGCATGA
- the purC gene encoding phosphoribosylaminoimidazolesuccinocarboxamide synthase — translation MEKHALLYEGKGKRLYKTSDEQLLIAEFKDDLTAFNAEKRGSEAGKGALNNKISTQLFRILEEKGIATHLVKTLDDTHQLVKVCRIIPIEVVVRNVATGSLVKRLGLNEGAELPFPLVEFYYKDDALGDPLINDEHCLVLGLVKSESDLEELRRLGREINRILKSFFAGRNLTLVDFKVEFGIDKDGTILLADEISPDSCRFWDTATKEKLDKDRFRQGLGDVKVAYEEVLKRILAQ, via the coding sequence GTGGAAAAACACGCGTTGCTTTATGAAGGCAAAGGAAAACGCCTTTATAAAACCTCTGATGAGCAGTTGCTGATCGCAGAATTCAAAGACGACCTTACTGCCTTTAATGCAGAAAAAAGAGGCAGTGAAGCAGGCAAGGGAGCCTTAAACAACAAAATCAGCACGCAACTTTTCCGCATCCTTGAAGAAAAAGGCATCGCGACACACCTTGTTAAGACCCTTGATGACACACACCAGTTGGTAAAAGTCTGTCGCATTATCCCCATTGAAGTCGTTGTGCGCAATGTGGCAACAGGTTCGCTCGTAAAACGCTTAGGCCTAAACGAGGGAGCAGAGCTCCCTTTTCCATTAGTGGAATTTTATTACAAAGACGATGCCCTTGGTGATCCACTGATTAATGATGAGCATTGCTTGGTTCTTGGTCTTGTTAAAAGTGAATCCGACCTCGAAGAGTTGCGCCGCCTTGGAAGAGAAATTAACAGGATTTTAAAAAGCTTTTTTGCTGGACGAAACCTTACGCTTGTTGATTTTAAAGTAGAATTTGGCATTGACAAAGATGGGACTATTTTATTGGCCGATGAAATTAGCCCCGATAGCTGTCGATTTTGGGATACTGCCACCAAAGAAAAGCTAGACAAAGACCGCTTTCGTCAAGGCCTAGGTGACGTAAAAGTTGCCTACGAAGAAGTTTTAAAACGCATTTTAGCCCAATAA
- a CDS encoding S41 family peptidase — translation MKKTRLMTLGFVATLIGATFALSTNLNAQTGVSEESRLSALAKFTKVLGTVEQYYVDDITFNEIITKSIEGLLSNLDAHSGFLDQKKFKDMKVQTDGEFGGLGITVGMRDGALTVIAPIEDTPADKAGLKSGDIVLRIDEQSTLNMTIDEAVGLMRGKPQTDIVLTIVREGEAKPLTFKITRDIIKINSVYTKTFENENLLYLRITSFDKNVVEKTKEALSKHRSVNGIIMDLRNNPGGLLDQAVNLTDLFVSEGIIVSQKGRVKGEDQDYTASKRTTITNVPMVVLLNGGSASASEIVGGALQDHKRAIVVGEKTFGKGSVQVILPVGNEEALRLTIARYYLPSGRTIQAVGVTPDIIVHPGNVPAPETDYSIKENDLKLHLTSELEKLAAEQKMAPKKKTDESVISAKQLYGDIQLKSAVDIVKVLSITKPKH, via the coding sequence ATGAAAAAGACACGATTAATGACACTTGGCTTTGTCGCAACGCTCATAGGGGCAACCTTTGCACTTTCTACTAATCTTAATGCCCAGACAGGTGTTTCTGAAGAGAGCAGACTGAGTGCATTAGCAAAATTCACTAAAGTATTAGGAACAGTTGAACAATACTATGTAGACGACATAACTTTTAATGAAATTATCACCAAATCTATCGAAGGGCTTTTGAGCAACCTTGATGCCCATTCTGGCTTTTTGGACCAAAAAAAATTCAAAGATATGAAAGTTCAAACCGATGGTGAGTTCGGAGGACTGGGCATTACCGTTGGGATGCGAGACGGAGCTCTGACAGTCATCGCTCCTATCGAAGACACTCCAGCAGACAAGGCCGGCCTAAAGTCTGGCGACATTGTGCTACGCATCGATGAACAATCCACCTTAAACATGACTATTGACGAAGCCGTAGGCCTTATGCGAGGGAAACCTCAAACAGACATTGTTCTAACTATCGTTCGTGAAGGCGAAGCGAAGCCTTTAACTTTCAAAATCACCCGCGATATTATTAAAATAAACTCTGTTTACACTAAAACTTTTGAAAACGAGAACCTTCTCTACCTTCGCATCACAAGCTTTGATAAGAATGTTGTCGAAAAAACCAAAGAAGCCCTCTCAAAACACCGAAGTGTCAATGGTATTATTATGGACCTGCGCAACAATCCTGGTGGCTTACTCGACCAAGCCGTTAATCTGACGGATCTTTTTGTTAGCGAGGGTATTATTGTCTCTCAAAAAGGCCGCGTCAAGGGAGAAGACCAAGATTACACCGCTAGCAAGCGCACCACCATCACCAATGTGCCCATGGTTGTATTGCTCAATGGAGGAAGTGCGAGTGCAAGCGAAATTGTAGGCGGGGCACTCCAAGACCACAAACGCGCCATTGTTGTGGGTGAAAAAACCTTTGGAAAAGGAAGCGTTCAGGTTATTTTGCCCGTCGGAAACGAAGAGGCTTTACGCCTTACCATTGCACGCTACTACCTTCCCAGCGGTCGCACCATTCAAGCCGTGGGTGTAACGCCCGACATTATCGTTCATCCAGGTAACGTACCAGCCCCTGAAACAGATTACTCCATTAAAGAAAATGATCTCAAACTTCACCTTACCAGTGAACTTGAAAAATTAGCGGCTGAGCAAAAAATGGCGCCAAAGAAAAAAACGGACGAGTCCGTCATCTCTGCCAAACAGCTCTATGGAGACATTCAACTTAAAAGCGCTGTTGACATTGTCAAAGTGCTCTCAATCACAAAACCCAAACACTAA